One window of Streptomyces sp. SUK 48 genomic DNA carries:
- a CDS encoding inorganic phosphate transporter, with the protein MESFSLILAIVVVTALAFDFTNGFHDTANAMATTISTGAMKPKLAVAMSATLNLVGAFLSVEVANTISKGLVDESGIRPEVIFAALVGAILWNLLTWLVGLPSSSSHALMGGLIGAAVASAGFGAVHGEVLVTKVLLPAVAAPVVAGLAALVATRLSYRAGTRTEGEATRKGFRAGQVASAALVSLAHGTNDAQKTMGIITLALIAGGAIAPGSNPPTWVILSAGLAIALGTYIGGWRIIRTMGTGLTDLEPRQGFAAQTSAATAILASSHLGFSLSTTHVVSGAVMGSGLGRKGGVVRWSTATRMAVAWVLTLPAAALVGAGAEAVTGLGDGGTAAVAVFLVAASAWIYKLSRREVIDHTNVVADPAAEPSGVVTTAIAAVSPPPAGTITEDLTATIPAPAQAPAAEATASAAATAPPATV; encoded by the coding sequence ATGGAAAGCTTCTCGCTGATCCTCGCGATTGTGGTGGTCACCGCACTCGCGTTTGATTTCACGAACGGTTTCCACGACACCGCGAACGCGATGGCCACCACCATCTCCACCGGCGCGATGAAGCCGAAGCTCGCGGTAGCCATGTCCGCCACCCTCAACCTGGTGGGCGCCTTCCTCTCCGTGGAGGTCGCCAACACGATCTCCAAGGGACTCGTCGACGAGAGCGGCATCCGCCCCGAGGTCATCTTCGCCGCCCTGGTCGGCGCGATCCTCTGGAACCTGCTGACCTGGCTGGTGGGCCTGCCCTCCAGTTCCTCGCACGCCCTGATGGGCGGTCTGATCGGCGCCGCCGTCGCCTCCGCCGGATTCGGCGCCGTGCACGGCGAGGTGCTGGTCACCAAGGTGCTGCTGCCCGCGGTCGCCGCGCCGGTCGTGGCGGGTCTCGCCGCGCTGGTGGCGACCCGGCTCTCCTACCGGGCCGGCACCAGGACCGAGGGCGAGGCCACCCGCAAGGGCTTCCGCGCCGGACAGGTCGCCTCCGCCGCGCTGGTCTCCCTCGCGCACGGCACCAACGACGCGCAGAAGACGATGGGCATCATCACCCTCGCGCTGATCGCGGGCGGCGCCATCGCCCCCGGCTCCAACCCTCCCACCTGGGTGATCCTCTCCGCGGGCCTCGCCATCGCGCTCGGCACCTACATCGGCGGCTGGCGCATCATCCGCACCATGGGCACCGGCCTCACCGATCTGGAGCCCCGCCAGGGCTTCGCCGCGCAGACCAGCGCCGCGACCGCCATCCTGGCCTCCTCCCACCTCGGCTTCTCCCTCTCCACCACCCACGTCGTCTCCGGCGCGGTGATGGGTTCGGGCCTCGGCCGCAAGGGCGGTGTGGTCCGCTGGTCCACCGCGACCCGGATGGCCGTCGCCTGGGTGCTCACCCTGCCGGCCGCCGCGCTGGTCGGCGCGGGCGCCGAGGCCGTCACCGGACTCGGCGACGGGGGCACCGCCGCGGTCGCCGTCTTCCTGGTCGCCGCGAGCGCCTGGATCTACAAGCTGTCCCGGCGCGAGGTCATCGACCACACCAACGTGGTCGCCGACCCGGCCGCGGAGCCCTCCGGCGTGGTGACCACCGCCATCGCCGCGGTGAGCCCCCCGCCCGCGGGCACGATCACCGAGGACCTGACGGCCACCATCCCGGCCCCCGCGCAGGCCCCGGCCGCCGAAGCGACGGCCTCCGCCGCCGCCACGGCCCCGCCCGCCACCGTCTGA
- a CDS encoding class II aldolase/adducin family protein: protein MTSKLRETGGDVREEAAQLWAAVVATARRSVADGLVVGTSGNVSARVGDLVLVTPSGVPYDRLTPDDITGVDLTGRQVLGTLVPTSELPMHLAVYRTTDARAIVHTHAVHATAVSTLVPELPLVHYMAAALGGPVRVAPYAAYGTDELAGHMLRALAGRSGCLLQNHGTLTYGATLDQAYDRTAQLEWMCRLWLTASSVPGLTPSLLTEAQLAEVGERLKGYGQRR, encoded by the coding sequence ATGACCTCGAAGCTGCGGGAGACGGGCGGGGACGTGCGCGAGGAAGCGGCTCAGCTGTGGGCGGCGGTGGTGGCGACGGCGCGGCGGAGCGTCGCCGACGGGCTGGTCGTCGGCACCTCCGGCAATGTCTCCGCGCGCGTCGGGGACCTGGTGCTGGTCACCCCGTCGGGCGTGCCCTACGACCGGCTCACCCCGGACGACATCACCGGCGTGGACCTCACCGGCCGTCAGGTGCTCGGGACCCTGGTGCCGACCAGCGAGCTGCCCATGCACCTCGCCGTCTACCGCACCACCGACGCCCGCGCGATCGTCCACACCCACGCCGTGCACGCCACCGCGGTCTCCACGCTGGTGCCCGAGCTGCCGCTGGTCCACTACATGGCCGCCGCGCTCGGCGGACCGGTGCGGGTCGCGCCCTACGCCGCCTACGGCACCGACGAACTGGCCGGGCACATGCTCCGGGCCCTGGCCGGCCGCTCCGGGTGCCTCCTGCAGAACCACGGCACCCTCACCTACGGCGCCACCCTCGACCAGGCGTACGACCGCACCGCCCAGCTGGAGTGGATGTGCCGCCTCTGGCTGACCGCCTCCTCGGTCCCGGGCCTGACCCCGTCTCTGCTGACGGAGGCACAACTCGCCGAAGTCGGGGAACGCCTGAAGGGATACGGCCAACGGAGGTGA
- a CDS encoding alpha/beta fold hydrolase: MRPLRATAAAVTAVVAAGLASVAAGRLASDAALKTSGGRPLPTEPRLTVHGTAAGQITLTRDLASLRPGTYGLAGDGSHAVVGPVLETARHTADAVVRRLDGVTHGTLAPGDSVWLTPNLYVGNPRTALGLDHADVDVPGELGPLPAWFLPGDRDTWVIAVHGLGTTREHAMNVMRFLHLRRLPVLALAYRGDLGAPRPADGLNHLGETEWRDVDAAIRYAVRYGARRVVLLGWSTGATMALRAAEHSAVREHIAGLILDSPVLSWEATLRALARARHTPAPLLPLAVRAAQGRAGLHADRVAEITDPDRLAVPTLIVHGPGDRVAPWEFSRLLAARRPDRVALHTVPNAPHAAMWNPAPTAYEERLRRFLTPLM, encoded by the coding sequence GTGCGCCCCCTCAGAGCGACCGCCGCCGCGGTCACCGCCGTCGTCGCCGCCGGCCTGGCATCCGTGGCCGCCGGGCGGCTCGCCAGCGATGCCGCGCTGAAGACCAGCGGCGGCCGGCCGCTGCCCACCGAGCCCCGGCTCACCGTGCACGGCACCGCGGCCGGCCAGATCACGCTCACCCGGGACCTGGCCTCACTGCGCCCCGGCACCTACGGCCTCGCGGGCGACGGCTCGCACGCGGTCGTGGGGCCCGTCCTGGAGACGGCACGGCACACCGCCGACGCCGTCGTACGCCGCCTGGACGGCGTGACGCACGGCACCCTCGCGCCCGGCGACTCCGTCTGGCTGACCCCCAACCTGTACGTTGGCAACCCGCGCACCGCGCTCGGCCTCGACCACGCCGACGTGGACGTGCCCGGCGAACTCGGCCCGCTGCCCGCCTGGTTCCTGCCCGGCGACCGGGACACCTGGGTGATCGCCGTGCACGGCCTGGGCACCACCCGCGAGCACGCCATGAACGTCATGCGCTTCCTGCACCTGCGCAGGCTTCCGGTGCTGGCCCTCGCCTACCGCGGCGACCTCGGCGCGCCCCGCCCCGCGGACGGCCTGAACCACCTCGGCGAGACCGAGTGGCGCGACGTGGACGCGGCGATCCGCTACGCCGTGCGCTACGGCGCCCGCCGCGTCGTCCTGCTCGGCTGGTCCACCGGCGCCACCATGGCGCTGCGCGCCGCCGAGCACTCCGCCGTGCGCGAGCACATCGCCGGGCTGATCCTCGACTCGCCGGTGCTCAGCTGGGAGGCCACGCTGCGCGCCCTCGCCCGCGCCCGGCACACCCCCGCCCCGCTGCTGCCGCTCGCGGTCCGCGCCGCCCAGGGCCGGGCCGGCCTGCACGCCGACCGGGTCGCCGAGATCACCGACCCCGACCGGCTCGCCGTGCCCACCCTGATCGTCCACGGGCCCGGCGACCGGGTCGCCCCCTGGGAGTTCTCCCGGCTGCTCGCCGCCCGCCGCCCCGACCGCGTCGCCCTGCACACCGTGCCGAACGCCCCGCACGCGGCGATGTGGAATCCGGCCCCCACGGCGTACGAGGAACGGCTGCGGCGCTTCCTGACCCCGCTGATGTGA